In the genome of Calothrix sp. PCC 6303, the window AGTTCGGTGTTTGATGAAGTTGGTAGATCTTGAGAATCTGGAATAGTGTCTATAACTTCTATGTTGTCGGAGTTTTTTTCTGTTGCTTCAAGATATTGAGGTTCAGTATAAGTTTCAACACGAGGAGCAAAATCTGCTGTTGATGCATAGGTTTTGTCGATTGTTTCGGCTTCTGCATCAATTACTTCTAAGGTAGCAGGGAGAAGTTTGGGTTTAGAAAATCGATTGATCGTGTATGCGATCGCGCCGCAGGTTCCGAGTACTCCAGAAAAAACTAAGCCCCACCATAGAATACTACTTTTCGTACTTTCTTGGGGCTTTTTTTTGACTTCCGTTGTGGGATTTGGGGTAGGAATTGCTGGTGTTTGCTGTTTAATTGCAATCGCTAACCGTTCACGAGTAGTCTTTCCGAGGATACCATCGGCGGGCAAACCTTGTTTTGCTTGAAAACGAGATAGAGAGTTGCGTGTGCTCACACCATAATTACCATCCACCACACCATCATAGAATCCCAATTGTTTGAGTTGGGTTTGTAAAGCTTCAACTTGTGAGCCGGAAGTTCCGATTTTTAGATTTATCGAATCACTCGTTTGAGGACTAGAACTAGGTGTTACAGTCGATTCAGCTTGGGCAAGTTTGAAATTTACAGCATTTGCTGAACTTGTATCAAGACCTAAACAAGCTAAACAGGCAATGATTAGTATGGAAGAACCGCATAACCGCATATCAGAAAAGTATAGCCAAGGGTGTGCATAAAAAGTTACCGATATCACGATAACTTCAAGCTGACTAAAATGTTAACTTGGATCTTGACAAAAGTCTTTAAAATCTGACAATAAACTATAAATTAAACTGCGGCAGATACAAATATAGGGTATCTGAGAACTTTGCGACAGATCAGTTTGAGGATTAACCACGCTTAATCCCTGGTGGCTAAACCCTCTTTTAACTTGACTTCTATGGGTTGTTGCTCAAATATTTCTGATTGTGATGTAGATGCAAGTTCTGCGATAGTAACTTTTGTCACTTGTTCGCTTCTACCCAGAGTATCACGTTGATTAATTAGATAAATACTGACCAAGGTTAAAGCAACACCCATCCACTGTATAGGTGTGAGAACTTCACTTAATAATATGTTGCCAAATAGCAGTGCAAATACGGGTGTGAGAAAGGTGAGAGAACTCAAACTGGTGAGACTACCACTAGAGGCAAAGTAGAAGAATAGCGCATAAGCGATCGCGCTACCAAATATAGTGGCATAACTCAAGGCTAACCAATCAGATGTAACTAAGTTTTGCCAACGTTGGGTTTCCGTGACTGCTGAAATTCCCCACAATGGTAAACCACCAATAATCATGTGCCAACCTGTTGCCACCACAGGATCTACGTATTTGGTTACGTATCTAATCATGACTGTTCCTACTGCCATAGATAAAGCAGCAAGCAGCATTAACCATTCACCACTGCTAAACAGGGAATTCAGGTTAAGGGAATTAGGTAAAGAAATCACACCGGAAAACACATTCAAAATCAAATCATCCGGTAAACCAATCAAGCTGATACCCCCAACACCTAATCCCAAACCCAACCATCCCCACAAACCTATATGTTCTTTAAATAGCCACAGTGACATTAGCGCTACAGCTAGAGGTTGGGAGTCAATCATCACAGAACCCAATCCTGCACCTGTACGCATCAAACCTTCTGCCAAAAAACCTTGAAATAAAGTTCCATCCACCAAAGCAAACAACCCAATCCACAACCAAGCTTGCCATCCCTGAGGTTGTTTTCTCCCCATTAATGCTGCAACAGCCAAAATCATGATTCCCGCAGGTACGATTCTCACCCCTGCCATAAATAAAGGTGTAGTGTGGGGAGTCACACCTTTCATTGCCACCATTGCTGTACCCCAAAGAAAAAAGGGTGCAATTAGAAGAATCAGATTCAAGGGAGATTGGGATGTTCGCTGGTTCAGTTCCATGTGATTGGTGACGCTTGGAAGAATATTATTGTATGCACATAGTTAATTTTACCCAATCTGAGGATTTTGTGAAGAAATAATAAGAAACCATGATGAATTGAGGTTAAAGTAATCCCGAAATTTTGGGATTTTCGCAATGTATAAATATCTTGCCATTACGACCCTATTTACAACAGCTTTCATATATTTGAATCCCATCAATGTAGGGGTTTGTCAATACTCATACGTGTCAACTTAAGCTAAAAGCATTGAGATAAGCTAAAAAGCACCCAACTCATATATCAAAGGCAGGCAGGGATGCCTACCCCACAAGAATTGTAATAATTTAGATTATATGATTTAAATACGGAACAGCTTAGAAGGTTTTAACCGATGGCGAGTAGAACAATATCACAAAGTTATCAAATCAAGGTATCAGGTAGAAAGATACTGTTTTAAAATTTAGTTGCATATCTGGGAATACTAAATGTAAAAGTATTTAAAGATGAAGGTAGTATGATTACCACTCAAGTGAGTATTACCGGTTATGAAGTTAGCGAAGAACTTTACAACGGTTCCAGAACCCTGGTTTATCGCGCAGTGCAAGAAACTGACTCATCAGCAGTGGTAATCAAGGTACTAAAAAATCCTTATCCCAGCTTTAGCGAACTCGTACAATTTCGCAATCAGTATACCATCGCTAAAAACCTCAACTATCTCGGAATCATTCAAACCTATAGCCTAGAACCTTACCAAAATGGTTATATGTTGGTGATGGAAGATTTTGGAGGAATTTCCCTCAAAGATTATTTCACCGAACTAGAAACGCAAAATATCGCCTCTCTAGAAGAATTTTTACAAATAGCCATATCTCTATGTAATACCTTAGATATTCTCTGTCGAGAGCGGATTATTCATAAAGATATTAAACCCAGCAATATATTAATTAACCCAGAAACCAAACAAGTTAAATTAATTGACTTTAGTATTGCATCTTTGCTGCCAAGGGAAACTCAAAATCTTGTCAATCCTAATGTATTAGAAGGGACATTAGCTTATATTTCTCCCGAACAAACAGGAAGGATGAATCGGGGGATTGACTACCGCACTGATTTTTACTCTTTGGGTGTCACTTTTTACGAGTTGCTCACCGGACAATTACCGTTTTCATCCATAGAACCAATGGAATTGGTGCATTGTCATATTGCGAAACAGCCGACTTGTGTCTCTGATATCAAATCAGGAATTCCCCAAGTTATCGGTGAGATTATCAGTAAACTGATGGCGAAGAATGCCGAAGATAGATATCAGAGTACATTAGGTTTAAAACATGATTTACAGCAATGTTTAGCTGAAATTAAAGAATCTGGGGAAATTAAGTCTTTTCAAATTGCTCAGAAAGATATTTGTGACAGATTTATTATCCCTGATAAATTATATGGACGAGAAACCGAAGTAGAAAAACTACTCCAAGCATTTGAAAGAGTCAGCGATGGTGCAACAGAAATGATGCTGGTGGCTGGTTTCTCTGGAATTGGTAAAACTGCGGTTGTCAATGAAGTTCATAAGCCGATTGTCAGGCAAAGGGGTTATTTTGTTAAAGGGAAATATGACCAGTTTAATCGCAATATTCCCTTCTCGGCATTTGTGCAAACATTCCGGGATTTAATGGGGCAATTACTGACAGAAAATGATGTTCAAATTCAAGCATGGAAAAACAAAATATTAGAGGCTGTCGGAGACGATGGACAGGTAATTATTGAAGTTATCCCAGAATTAGAACGCATTATTGGTCAGCAACCAGCAACACCGGAATTATCAGGAACGGCGGCACAACATCGGTTTAATTTATTATTCCAGAAATTTGTGCAGGTATTCACAACTAAGGAACATCCATTAGTGATGTTTTTAGATGATTTGCAATGGGCAGATTTGGCATCGTTGAAGTTAATGCAATTGATGATGAGCGAATCAGCCAAAGGCTATTTATTATTAATTGGTGCTTATCGAGATAACGAAGTCTCAGCCGCCCATCCTTTGATGTTAAGTTTAGCAGAAATTATCAAATCTCAAGCCACAATCAATACTATTACCCTTGACCCTCTGAGTAACGATAGTTTAAATCAATTGGTGGCTGATACATTAAGTTGTGCCGCCAAAATTGCTCAAATATTAACTCAATTAGTCTATTATAAAACCAATGGAAATCCATTTTTTAGTACACAGTTTCTGAAGGCACTATATGAAGATGGCTTGATTAAATTTGATGAGAAACAGGGAAATTGGCAGTGTGATACTACGGAAGTTAAGGCGTTAGCCCTGACAGATAATGTAGTAGAGTTTATGGCATTGCAATTGCAAAAATTGCCCCAAGCTACTCAGTCAATTTTAAAGTTAGCGGCTTGCATTCGTAATCAGTTTGATTTAGCAACTTTGGCTATAATTTGCCAAAAATCTGAGATAGAAACATCTACTGATTTGTGGAAAGCTTTGCAGGAAGGATTGATTTTACCTACTAGTGAAATCTACAAGTTTTATATCGGAGAATCAACCAAAAATACATTACAAAATTCGCAGATTGTCAATTATAAATTCTTGCATGATCGCATTCAACAAGCCGCCTATTGCCTGATTTCAGAAGATGAAACCGCCGCAGTACATTTGAGTATTGGGCGGCTACTCCAAAAACACACTCCTAAGGATGAATGGGAGTTGCAACTCTTCCACATTGTCAATCAACTCAATCGCGGTATATCTCTGATTGATGATGCCAAGGAGCGAGAGGAATTAGCGGGTCTCAACAAGCGAGCAGGAGCCAAGGCGCGAATATCCTCCGCATATGATGCAGCCATGAATTATCTTAATATTGGGTTACAGCTGTTATCGCCTCAATGTTGGCAAAACCAGTATGAACTGACCCTAGAACTCCACCAACTAGCCACCGAAGTTGCCTATCTTTCCGGCAACCATGAGCAAATGACAACGCTCCTAACGATCGCCTTACAACAGACGCACCATCGATTAGACCGGGCGAAATTCTACGAAATTCAGATTCTGGCACTGGTGGCGCAAAACGAACCCCGTGCTGCGGTAGATTACGCCTGTAATGTCTTAGCTCAATTCGGTGTTAGTCTACCTCAGAAACCCTCCCAACTACAAACCATGCTGGGATTCTTCGCCACCCTCTATCGGATGTCACGCAAAACCCCCAGGGATTTACTGAAATTACCCACCATGTCCGATCCCGATAAATTAGCCGCTTGCAACCTGTTCAATGCAATGGGATCGGCGGCTACCCTTGGGATGCCGGAGATATTGCCCTTTATCACGTTTCGGGGGATCTCTCTGTACCTGCGGTATGGCAATGTTCCCAAATCATCGATGGCTTATATCATCCATGCTTTTCTGCTCTGTGAGAAACTGGGGCGGATCGACGCTGGGTATGCTTTAGGGAAAGCCGCGATCGCATTATGCCATCAGACCTCTTCTTCTAGGGCGGCATTGGCTCCGACTCTATTTCTCTGGAATCGCTTTATTGCCTATCGCCAGGAATCTTTACGCAGCTTGTTGCCTTTAGTTTTGGAAGCCTATCAGGTGAGCTTGGAAGTGGGAGATTTAGAATATGCAGCCTACAGTCTAGCTGTATATTTTGGACAAGCCTTTCATGCCGGACAAAATCTAGTGGATTTAAAACAGGAGGCGATCGCCAGTCGTCCCGCTATGCAGAGACTTCAAAACTCTGTGATGAATAATCTGCAAGATCTGTCTTGTCAGATTCTAGACAATCTCACCACAGAACCCGATGATGTTTGTCAATTGGTAGGACGTTTTTTTGACGAGACTGTTGTTGAGGATCGGGAAACTCAAGTTTATACGAGTTTAGATAAAATTCTCCTAGCTTTCTGGTTTTATCGCTACGAGCAAGCGATGGCACAAATTGCGATCGTCGAGAAGCTGTTGAGCAATCTTGATGGCACTTTTTTCAAAACTTTTTTCTATTTTTATGATGCCCTAGTTAGGTTGGCACTGTATCCCGATGTGACGAGAGCTAAACAAAAAGCCTATCTAGCCCAAGTCAAGACTACTCACCAGCGTCTTGCGGTGCTAGCAAAATCGGCTCCCATGAATTACCTACATAAACTGTTACTGCTAGAAGCCGAATATCTGCGCGTACTAGGTAAACCCAATCAAGCGATCGCTCTTTACGATCGTGCCATTTCTGAAGCCAAAGTCAACGAATATATCCAAGAAGAAGCTTTAGCCAACGAACTAGCAGCTAAATTCTACCTCAATTGGGGCAAAGAAAAAGTCGCTCAAGCATATATGCAGGAAGCTTACTATTGCTACGCCAAATGGGGCGCAAAAGCCAAAACCGACGACTTAGAAAAACGCTATCCTCAACTACTCAAACCTATCCTCCAACAGCCACAAATTAGCCTTAATCCCTGGGAAACTATTGGTACTATTACCTTACCTCGGACTTCTTCCTCTACTCATACCTATAATACAAGCATTTCCGATGCCCTAGATTTTACTTCCATTCTCAAAGCAGCTCAAGCAATTTCCAGCAGTATTGAGTTAGATGAACTCCTCAGCAGTCTGACTAAAATTATCCTGGAAAATTCTGGAGCGGAAAAATCTGTTCTTATTCTCCCTCAAGAAAATACTTGGCAAGTTCAAGCAATTACCTTGTTGAATCAAGATAAAATACAAACCATTCTTCAATCACAATTACTAGATAGTTGTCAAGATATCCCTAGAAAAATTATCAATTACGTCAAAAATACTCAAGAAACCCTTGTCATTGATAATTCTCAAACCGATATTCCTGGCGTAATTGGGGAGTATATGCTAGAGCATCAACCCAAGAGTATTTTATGTACACCAATTATTAATCAAGGGCATTTAGTTGGGATTTTATATCTAGAAAATAAACTGACAAGCGGCGTATTTACTAATGAACATCTACAAGTTATCAATTTACTTTCCTCCCAAGCTGCCATCTCTCTAGAAAATGCTCGACTTTATCAAAAAGCACAACAAGCATTAGAAGATTTACAACAGGCACAATTACAAATTGTCCAAAGCGAGAAAATGTCTGCTTTGGGTAATTTAGTTGCTGGTGTCGCTCATGAAATGAATAACCCTTTGGGCTTTATTTCCGCCAGTCTCCAACAAGCTAAACCCACATTTAGCGATATTGTTGAACATTTAAATCTCTACCAAGAAAGCACATCTAATCTAGATGAAAAAATAACTAAACATGCAGAAGAGATTGATTTGGATTACAGTTTATCAGATTTGCCCAAGATGCTGGATGCGATGGTTTTAGCCTGCGACAGATTAGAAAATATTAGCACCAGTTTAAGAACATTCTCCCGCGCAGATAAAGATTATAAAGTACCATTTAATATTCACGAAGGCATTGATAGCACAATTTTAATTCTCAAGCATCGCCTGAAAGCTAATGACCAAAGTCCAGCTATTGAAGTAGTTACAGATTATGGTAATTTACTACAGTTAGAATGTTTTCCTGGACAATTAAATCAGGTATTTATGAATATCTTGGCAAATGCTATTGATGCTTTGGATGAGTCGAATATGGGGCGAAATTTTGCAGATATTAAAGATA includes:
- a CDS encoding peptidoglycan-binding protein — protein: MRLCGSSILIIACLACLGLDTSSANAVNFKLAQAESTVTPSSSPQTSDSINLKIGTSGSQVEALQTQLKQLGFYDGVVDGNYGVSTRNSLSRFQAKQGLPADGILGKTTRERLAIAIKQQTPAIPTPNPTTEVKKKPQESTKSSILWWGLVFSGVLGTCGAIAYTINRFSKPKLLPATLEVIDAEAETIDKTYASTADFAPRVETYTEPQYLEATEKNSDNIEVIDTIPDSQDLPTSSNTELLAPEKTSRLIKVSIVEELVNDLRSQDPNKRRKAVWDLGQQGDSRAIEPLLDLMIDVDSQQRSLILAALAEICTRTLKPINRALAISLQDESPEVRQNGIRDLTRVYDMMTQVSQMLYHALEDPNAEVQATAKYALAQMNRIRSIEGNEGFRD
- a CDS encoding ATP-binding sensor histidine kinase, with amino-acid sequence MITTQVSITGYEVSEELYNGSRTLVYRAVQETDSSAVVIKVLKNPYPSFSELVQFRNQYTIAKNLNYLGIIQTYSLEPYQNGYMLVMEDFGGISLKDYFTELETQNIASLEEFLQIAISLCNTLDILCRERIIHKDIKPSNILINPETKQVKLIDFSIASLLPRETQNLVNPNVLEGTLAYISPEQTGRMNRGIDYRTDFYSLGVTFYELLTGQLPFSSIEPMELVHCHIAKQPTCVSDIKSGIPQVIGEIISKLMAKNAEDRYQSTLGLKHDLQQCLAEIKESGEIKSFQIAQKDICDRFIIPDKLYGRETEVEKLLQAFERVSDGATEMMLVAGFSGIGKTAVVNEVHKPIVRQRGYFVKGKYDQFNRNIPFSAFVQTFRDLMGQLLTENDVQIQAWKNKILEAVGDDGQVIIEVIPELERIIGQQPATPELSGTAAQHRFNLLFQKFVQVFTTKEHPLVMFLDDLQWADLASLKLMQLMMSESAKGYLLLIGAYRDNEVSAAHPLMLSLAEIIKSQATINTITLDPLSNDSLNQLVADTLSCAAKIAQILTQLVYYKTNGNPFFSTQFLKALYEDGLIKFDEKQGNWQCDTTEVKALALTDNVVEFMALQLQKLPQATQSILKLAACIRNQFDLATLAIICQKSEIETSTDLWKALQEGLILPTSEIYKFYIGESTKNTLQNSQIVNYKFLHDRIQQAAYCLISEDETAAVHLSIGRLLQKHTPKDEWELQLFHIVNQLNRGISLIDDAKEREELAGLNKRAGAKARISSAYDAAMNYLNIGLQLLSPQCWQNQYELTLELHQLATEVAYLSGNHEQMTTLLTIALQQTHHRLDRAKFYEIQILALVAQNEPRAAVDYACNVLAQFGVSLPQKPSQLQTMLGFFATLYRMSRKTPRDLLKLPTMSDPDKLAACNLFNAMGSAATLGMPEILPFITFRGISLYLRYGNVPKSSMAYIIHAFLLCEKLGRIDAGYALGKAAIALCHQTSSSRAALAPTLFLWNRFIAYRQESLRSLLPLVLEAYQVSLEVGDLEYAAYSLAVYFGQAFHAGQNLVDLKQEAIASRPAMQRLQNSVMNNLQDLSCQILDNLTTEPDDVCQLVGRFFDETVVEDRETQVYTSLDKILLAFWFYRYEQAMAQIAIVEKLLSNLDGTFFKTFFYFYDALVRLALYPDVTRAKQKAYLAQVKTTHQRLAVLAKSAPMNYLHKLLLLEAEYLRVLGKPNQAIALYDRAISEAKVNEYIQEEALANELAAKFYLNWGKEKVAQAYMQEAYYCYAKWGAKAKTDDLEKRYPQLLKPILQQPQISLNPWETIGTITLPRTSSSTHTYNTSISDALDFTSILKAAQAISSSIELDELLSSLTKIILENSGAEKSVLILPQENTWQVQAITLLNQDKIQTILQSQLLDSCQDIPRKIINYVKNTQETLVIDNSQTDIPGVIGEYMLEHQPKSILCTPIINQGHLVGILYLENKLTSGVFTNEHLQVINLLSSQAAISLENARLYQKAQQALEDLQQAQLQIVQSEKMSALGNLVAGVAHEMNNPLGFISASLQQAKPTFSDIVEHLNLYQESTSNLDEKITKHAEEIDLDYSLSDLPKMLDAMVLACDRLENISTSLRTFSRADKDYKVPFNIHEGIDSTILILKHRLKANDQSPAIEVVTDYGNLLQLECFPGQLNQVFMNILANAIDALDESNMGRNFADIKDNPNKITIKTSMADNHVKISITDNGKGMSESVKQKIFDNLFTTKGVGKGTGLGLAIARQIITETHGGKLSCNSVLGEGTEFVMQIPMDHIEL
- a CDS encoding DMT family transporter, whose amino-acid sequence is MELNQRTSQSPLNLILLIAPFFLWGTAMVAMKGVTPHTTPLFMAGVRIVPAGIMILAVAALMGRKQPQGWQAWLWIGLFALVDGTLFQGFLAEGLMRTGAGLGSVMIDSQPLAVALMSLWLFKEHIGLWGWLGLGLGVGGISLIGLPDDLILNVFSGVISLPNSLNLNSLFSSGEWLMLLAALSMAVGTVMIRYVTKYVDPVVATGWHMIIGGLPLWGISAVTETQRWQNLVTSDWLALSYATIFGSAIAYALFFYFASSGSLTSLSSLTFLTPVFALLFGNILLSEVLTPIQWMGVALTLVSIYLINQRDTLGRSEQVTKVTIAELASTSQSEIFEQQPIEVKLKEGLATRD